The following proteins are encoded in a genomic region of Shinella zoogloeoides:
- the tsaD gene encoding tRNA (adenosine(37)-N6)-threonylcarbamoyltransferase complex transferase subunit TsaD: protein MSPHLTILGIETSCDETAASVVARDADGRGEILGEVVLSQLEEHSAYGGVVPEIAARAHVEALDSLISEALLRAGRSLDDVDAIAATSGPGLIGGLIVGLMTGKAIARATGKPLYAVNHLEGHALTARLTDGLSFPYLMLLVSGGHTQLVLVRGVDDYERWGTTIDDALGEAFDKTAKLLGLPYPGGPAVECMAKTGNPERFTFPRPLVGEARLDFSFSGLKTAVRQAAQSIEPVTDQDIADICASFQRAVSRTLKDRIGRGLERFRALYPDAETPALVVAGGVAANAELRATLQALCDKNRFRFIAPPLALCTDNASMIAWAGLERMAAGLAPDDLSVAPRSRWPLDRDAATVLGSGKRGAKA, encoded by the coding sequence ATGTCGCCCCACCTGACCATTCTCGGCATCGAAACGAGCTGCGACGAGACCGCCGCGTCCGTCGTCGCGCGCGATGCCGACGGCAGGGGCGAGATCCTCGGCGAGGTCGTGCTGAGCCAGCTGGAAGAGCACAGCGCCTATGGCGGCGTTGTGCCCGAGATCGCGGCGCGCGCCCATGTCGAGGCGCTGGACAGCCTGATTTCCGAGGCGCTTCTGCGCGCCGGCCGTTCCTTAGACGATGTCGACGCCATCGCCGCGACGAGCGGGCCGGGGCTGATCGGCGGGCTGATCGTCGGGCTGATGACCGGCAAGGCGATCGCGCGGGCGACAGGCAAGCCGCTCTATGCGGTCAACCATCTGGAAGGTCATGCGCTGACGGCGCGGCTGACGGACGGGCTTTCCTTCCCCTATCTCATGCTGCTCGTTTCTGGCGGCCATACCCAGCTCGTGCTGGTGCGCGGCGTCGACGATTACGAGCGCTGGGGCACGACTATCGACGACGCGCTCGGCGAGGCCTTCGACAAGACGGCCAAGCTCCTCGGCCTGCCCTATCCCGGCGGGCCGGCGGTGGAGTGCATGGCGAAGACGGGCAATCCCGAGCGCTTCACCTTCCCGCGACCGCTCGTCGGCGAGGCGCGGCTCGATTTCTCCTTCTCCGGCCTCAAGACGGCGGTGCGGCAGGCGGCGCAGTCCATCGAGCCGGTGACGGACCAGGATATCGCCGATATCTGCGCCTCCTTCCAGCGCGCCGTCTCGCGTACCTTGAAGGACCGTATCGGCCGCGGACTGGAGCGGTTCCGCGCGCTCTACCCCGATGCCGAAACGCCGGCGCTCGTCGTTGCCGGCGGCGTGGCGGCGAATGCGGAGCTGCGCGCGACGTTGCAGGCGCTCTGCGACAAGAACAGGTTCCGCTTCATCGCGCCGCCGCTGGCGCTGTGCACCGACAATGCCTCGATGATCGCCTGGGCCGGGCTGGAGCGCATGGCGGCCGGCCTTGCGCCTGATGATCTCTCGGTCGCGCCGCGCTCGCGCTGGCCGCTCGACCGCGATGCGGCGACGGTTCTCGGATCGGGCAAGCGAGGGGCCAAGGCATGA